The following DNA comes from Streptomyces sp. NBC_00273.
GCGATCTACCACGACCCGGACCTGCCGCCGTCGCACCACTACCTGGCCGCGTACCGGTGGATCCAGGCGCGCACCGAGGACGGCGGCTTCGGCGCCGACGCGATGATCCACCTGGGCAAGCACGGCAACCTCGAATGGCTCCCGGGCAAGAACGCCGGCCTGTCCGCCGCGTGCGCGCCCGACGCCGCCCTCGGCGACCTGCCCCTCATCTACCCGTTCCTGGTCAACGACCCGGGCGAGGGCACCCAGGCCAAGCGCCGCGTGCACGCCACCCTGGTCGACCACCTGGTGCCGCCGATGGCGCGCGCGGAGTCGTACGGCGACATCGCGCGCCTGGAGCAGCACCTGGACGAGTACGCCCAGATCTCCGCGATGGACCCGGCGAAGCTGCCGGCCATCCGGGCCCAGATCTGGACGCTGATCCAGGCCGCGAAGCTCCACCACGACCTGGGTCTCGAGGAGCGTCCGGACGACGACGGCTTCGACGACTTCCTGCTGCACGTCGACGGCTGGCTGTGCGAGGTCAAGGACGCCCAGATCCGCGACGGTCTGCACGTCCTGGGCGGCGCGCCGACCGGTGAGGCCCGGGTCAACCTGGTCCTGGCGATCCTGCGCGCCCGGCAGATCTGGGGCGGTACGACGGCCCTTCCGGGTCTGCGCGAGGCGCTCGGCCTGGACGAGTCCAAGGCCACCCGTACCTCGGCGGACGCCGTGGAGGAGCAGGCGCGCGCCCTGGTCCAGGCGATGGAGGACGCGAACTGGGACCCCGCGGCGGTCTCCGCGGTCGCGGCCGACCACTCCGCGGACGTGACGGCGGTGCTGACCTTCGCGGCGAACGAGGTGGTCCCGCGCCTGGCGGGCACCACGGACGAGATCGCCCACGTGGTCGCGGCCCTGGACGGCCGCTTCGTCCCGGCGGGCCCCTCGGGCTCGCCGCTGCGCGGCCTGGTGAACGTGCTGCCGACCGGCCGCAACTTCTACTCGGTCGACCCCAAGGCCGTCCCCTCCCGCCTGGCGTGGGAGACGGGGCAGGCCCTGGCCGAGTCCCTCCTCAACCGGTACCGCACCGACAACGGCGAATGGCCGGCCTCGGTCGGTCTGTCCCTGTGGGGCACGAGCGCGATGCGCACCTCCGGCGACGACGTCGCCGAGGCCCTCTCGCTGCTGGGCGTCCGCCCGGTCTGGGACGAGGCCTCGCGCCGCGTCACCGGCCTGGAGCCGATCCCGCTCGACGAGCTGGGCCGCCCGCGCATCGACGTGACGCTGCGCATCTCGGGCTTCTTCCGGGACGCGTTCCCGCACGTCATCGGCCTGCTGGACGACGCGGTGCGGCTCGCGGCGTCCCTCGACGAGCCCGCGGAACAGAACTTCATCCGGGCCCACGCCCAGGCTGACCTGGCCGAGCACGGCGACGAGCGCCGCGCGACGACCCGTATCTTCGGCTCGCGCCCGGGCACGTACGGGGCCGGCATCCTCCAGCTGATCGACTCCCGCGACTGGCGTACGGACGCCGACCTCGCGGAGGTCTACACGGTGTGGGGCGGCTACGCGTACGGCCGGGGCCTGGAAGGCCGCCCCGCCCGGGACGAGATGGAGACGGCCTACAAGCGCATCACGGTCGCGGCGAAGAACACGGACACCCGCGAGCACGACATCGCGGACTCGGACGACTACTTCCAGTACCACGGCGGCATGGTGGCCACGGTCCGCGCCCTGCGCGGCACCGCCCCCGAGGCCTACATCGGTGACTCCACCCGCCCGGAAACGGTCAAGACCCGCACCCTGGTCGAGGAGACCAGCCGCGTCTTCCGTGCCCGCGTCGTGAACCCCAAGTGGATCGAGGCGATGCGCCGCCACGGCTACAAGGGCGCCTTCGAGCTCGCGGCGACGGTGGACTACCTCTTCGGCTACGACGCCACGACGGGCGTGGTCGCGGACTGGATGTACGACAAGCTCACCGAGACGTACGTCCTGGACCCGACGAACCGCGCCTTCCTGGAGGAGGCCAACCCCTGGGCCCTGCACGGCATCGCGGAGCGCCTGCTGGAGGCCGAGTCGCGCGGCATGTGGGAGAAGCCGGACCCGCAGGTCCTGGAATCCCTGCGCCAGGTCTACCTGGACACGGAGGGCAACCTGGAGGGCGAGTCGGAGTAGCCGTCCCCTGCGCGGAGGCCACAGAGGCCGTCCCCCTCACCCTGCCGACGGGTGAGGGGGACGGCTTTCTTCATGCAGGCCCGCGCACCCCGAGCACGCGGACCTCGACCACTACGCCTTGACGGTCTGGTTCAGCGCGACGAGGGCCTGGGCCCAACGGACGTACTTCAGCTGCCCGAAATCGGCGACGGTCTTGACCCCGAACGCCTGGTGCAGCAGCTTGCCGTCCTCGTCGCTGACGCCCTTGAGCGCGGCGACGGGAGCCGCGAGCACCTCGGCGAGCGGCTTGTCGGCCCACGCCTTGTCGAGCACCTTGTCCAGATCGATCGCCATGAGTGTCCTTCCGCGAATATCGGCACCGTATACGCGGGCAAACCTAACCCAATCGGACAATCACCTCGCGCTGCGGCACGCCGACGGCATGTCA
Coding sequences within:
- the cobN gene encoding cobaltochelatase subunit CobN, which gives rise to MILLLSTSDTDLLSARAANTADGPVPYRFANPSRLPLDDLPGLLDGVDLVVVRLLGGLRAWQDGLDLLLAPDQTRPVVVLTGEQAPDAQLMEASSVPIGIAAEAHGYLAHGGPANLEQLARFLSDTVLLTGHGFEPPAAAPTWGPLERTPGTTTGPRIAVLYYRAHQMSGNTSFVHALCDAIEAHDAQALPLYVSSLRTPEPELIAALESADAVVTTVLAAGGTKPATASAGGDDESWDAGALAGLGVPILQALCLTGSRSAWEENDEGLSPLDSATQVAVPEFDGRLITVPFSFKELDDDGLPAYVADPERAARVAGIAVRHARLRHIERRDKKVALVLSAYPTKHSRIGNAVGLDTPASAVELLRTLIAGGYDFGPTEDVPGLVSGDGDELIRALIEAGGHDQDWLTEEQLARNPVRIPAADYKRWFAELPAELRDSVTEHWGEAPGNMFVDRSANPEGDIVLAALRRGNLLILIQPPRGFGENPIAIYHDPDLPPSHHYLAAYRWIQARTEDGGFGADAMIHLGKHGNLEWLPGKNAGLSAACAPDAALGDLPLIYPFLVNDPGEGTQAKRRVHATLVDHLVPPMARAESYGDIARLEQHLDEYAQISAMDPAKLPAIRAQIWTLIQAAKLHHDLGLEERPDDDGFDDFLLHVDGWLCEVKDAQIRDGLHVLGGAPTGEARVNLVLAILRARQIWGGTTALPGLREALGLDESKATRTSADAVEEQARALVQAMEDANWDPAAVSAVAADHSADVTAVLTFAANEVVPRLAGTTDEIAHVVAALDGRFVPAGPSGSPLRGLVNVLPTGRNFYSVDPKAVPSRLAWETGQALAESLLNRYRTDNGEWPASVGLSLWGTSAMRTSGDDVAEALSLLGVRPVWDEASRRVTGLEPIPLDELGRPRIDVTLRISGFFRDAFPHVIGLLDDAVRLAASLDEPAEQNFIRAHAQADLAEHGDERRATTRIFGSRPGTYGAGILQLIDSRDWRTDADLAEVYTVWGGYAYGRGLEGRPARDEMETAYKRITVAAKNTDTREHDIADSDDYFQYHGGMVATVRALRGTAPEAYIGDSTRPETVKTRTLVEETSRVFRARVVNPKWIEAMRRHGYKGAFELAATVDYLFGYDATTGVVADWMYDKLTETYVLDPTNRAFLEEANPWALHGIAERLLEAESRGMWEKPDPQVLESLRQVYLDTEGNLEGESE